A single Populus alba chromosome 7, ASM523922v2, whole genome shotgun sequence DNA region contains:
- the LOC118050562 gene encoding uncharacterized protein — protein sequence MAVSIKSIAIIVAALGVKAFPASGEASMSHGVVTCKYPSVFFGFFSIAALIACTLVGICSIFYPCKGKSVPYKGLFHSTRMVLFFQIALSVFMVAGGMLLRATTTELIHLTKNVHRHNVDSTNCPTAKTGLFGGAAFMALDASLFWLVCLMLTNNAREDYFDEAREEQKGEYGQVLITDYETTGGGKA from the exons ATGGCTGTGAGTATCAAAAGCATAGCTATTATAGTGGCGGCACTTGGTGTCAAAGCCTTT CCTGCTTCTGGAGAGGCTAGCATGTCACATGGAGTTGTTACCTGCAAATATCCATCAGTCTTTTTTGGCTTCTTTTCGATCGCAGCACTCATTGCTTGCACGTTAGTTGGGATCTGTTCTATATTTTATCCTTGCAAGGGCAAATCTGTTCCTTACAAGGGTTTGTTTCACAGCACTCGCATGgttttgttcttccaaattgCCCT GTCGGTGTTCATGGTGGCTGGAGGGATGCTGCTGCGGGCAACAACCACTGAGCTCATTCACTTGACAAAAAATGTGCACCGTCATAACGTGGACAGTACTAATTGTCCCACAGCCAAGACTGGTCTCTTTGGTGGTGCTGCCTTCATGGCTTTAGATGCTTCCCTCTTCTGGCTGGTTTGCCTAATGCTCACAAACAACGCTAGAGAGGACTACTTTGACGAGGCACGAGAGGAACAGAAAGGTGAATATGGTCAAGTTCTAATTACAGACTATGAGACCACAGGAGGAGGCAAAGCTTGA
- the LOC118050531 gene encoding YTH domain-containing protein ECT4 isoform X4: MAATQSPSQPAPDRVPAEEKPAESDNMKEQDTAPSGHPRDTTGQLGAFGSPGDHAVYPPNIYAPQAQALYYRGYDNATGEWDEYPPYINAEGLEIGSPGVYNDNPSLVFHAGYGYSPQMPYGPYSPVTTPLPSVGGDAQLYSPQQFPFSGPPYYQHLGPNMSYITSPTPVSQPEFNALANIDQQGDNMLFGPRPSYPPPVGSIGRGSFPGNHGFHDQQQGFDGLRSGGLWSDWSKPSDRNRPLTPFSPSVSPQPIGNFVSFGQNVGMASQQQRSFYGLGSGSNSYNRAYLQNGYNQGSSFGSASISSLGTNNRGWLSLENNRRRGRSSVSLCGCNGSLDILSEQNRGPRALKPKAQNTGEHGPSVENNKHSKPSAKIHDESYNQPDFVIEYKDAKFFIIKSYSEDNVHKSIKYGVWASTPNGNRKLDTTYREAKEKQDPCPVFLLFSVNASAQFCGVAEMTGPVDFDKSVDYWQQDKWSGQFPVKWHVIKDVPNSQFRHIVLENNDNKPVTNSRDTQEVKLEQGIEMLNIFKNYETDMSIIDDFDFYEDRQKAMQERKARQQASLMAAGVVGESEHRNAVTLPTDIIKQMTKSFAQVVCLDESSKEGTVTDRVSSGSDGSAGARVKLEDGITTVSPS; this comes from the exons ATGGCGGCAACCCAATCACCATCACAACCTGCTCCAGATCGTGTCCCTGCTG AAGAGAAACCTGCCGAATCAGATAACATGAAGGAGCAG GATACTGCCCCTTCAGGTCATCCTAGGGACACCACAGGTCAATTGGGAGCGTTTGGTTCTCCTGGAGATCATGCTGTCTATCCACCTAATATTTATGCTCCTCAGGCACAGGCGTTATACTACAGAG GTTATGACAATGCCACTGGTGAATGGGATGAATATCCTCCATATATAAATGCTGAAGGTTTAGAAATTGGGTCTCCT GGTGTCTACAATGACAATCCTTCTCTTGTTTTCCATGCTGGATATGGATATAGTCCACAAATGCCTTATGGGCCATATTCTCCAGTCACCACTCCTTTACCTTCTGTTGGCGGAGATGCACAATTATACTCCCCTCAGCAATTTCCATTTTCTGGGCCACCTTATTACCAGCATCTAGGTCCTAACATGTCATATATCACTTCACCAACACCAGTTTCACAACCGGAGTTCAACGCACTGGCAAACATCGACCAACAAGGAGATAACATGCTTTTTGGACCAAGGCCTAGTTATCCTCCTCCAGTAGGATCGATTGGTAGGGGCAGCTTTCCAGGAAACCATGGTTTTCATGATCAGCAGCAGGGGTTCGACGGATTGAGATCTGGAGGACTTTGGTCAGATTGGTCAAAGCCCTCAGATAGAAATAGGCCTTTGACTCCCTTTTCACCTTCAGTTTCCCCACAGCCTATTGGCAATTTTGTGTCATTTGGGCAGAATGTTGGAATG GCATCTCAGCAACAAAGATCATTTTATGGCCTTGGGTCTGGTTCAAACTCCTACAATAGAGCCTATCTGCAGAATGGTTACAATCAGGGATCTAGTTTTGGAAGTGCATCCATTTCTAGTTTGGGGACTAACAATCGGGGTTGGCTTTCTCTTGAAAACAACAGACGGCGAGGAAGGAGCAGTGTTTCCTTATGTGGCTGCAATGGTAGTCTTGATATCCTTAGTGAGCAAAACAGAGGACCAAGGGCCTTAAAGCCTAAGGCCCAAAATACAGGTGAACATGGTCCTTCTGTTGAGAATAATAAACATAGCAAACCATCTGCGAAGATCCATGACGAGTCATACAACCAACCAGATTTTGTAATTGAATACAAGGATGCTAAGTTCTTCATCATCAAGTCATACAGTGAAGATAACGTTCACAAGAGCATCAAATATGGTGTTTGGGCCAGCACTCCAAATGGGAATAGAAAATTGGACACTACCTATCGTGAAGCTAAGGAGAAGCAAGATCCTTGTCCTGTGTTTCTCTTATTTTCG GTGAATGCTAGTGCCCAGTTTTGTGGAGTGGCTGAAATGACTGGACCTGTTGACTTTGACAAGAGTGTGGATTACTGGCAGCAGGACAAGTGGAGCGGCCAGTTCCCTGTCAAATGGCACGTTATTAAAGATGTCCCAAACAGTCAGTTTCGTCACATTGTATTGGAAAATAATGACAACAAGCCTGTTACTAACAGTCGAGACACACAGGAG GTGAAATTGGAGCAGGGCATTGAGATGTTGAACATCTTTAAGAATTACGAAACTGATATGTCAATCATAGATGATTTTGACTTTTATGAGGACCGACAGAAAGCCATGCAAGAAAGGAAGGCTAGACAGCAAGCCAGCCTGATGGCTGCAGGTGTAGTTGGAGAAAGTGAGCACAGAAATGCAGTTACCTTACCAACTGATATTATCAAGCAGATGACGAAGAGTTTTGCTCAAGTTGTCTGCCTGGATGAGTCTAGCAAAGAAGGCACTGTTACTGATAGGGTTAGTTCTGGCTCTGATGGTTCTGCGGGTGCTAGAGTTAAATTGGAAGATGGTATCACAACCGTCTCCCCCTCGTAG
- the LOC118050531 gene encoding YTH domain-containing protein ECT4 isoform X1: MAATQSPSQPAPDRVPADSTKSLSLLIMDAEEKPAESDNMKEQPLSAKNETSVSPNSSQDTAPSGHPRDTTGQLGAFGSPGDHAVYPPNIYAPQAQALYYRGYDNATGEWDEYPPYINAEGLEIGSPGVYNDNPSLVFHAGYGYSPQMPYGPYSPVTTPLPSVGGDAQLYSPQQFPFSGPPYYQHLGPNMSYITSPTPVSQPEFNALANIDQQGDNMLFGPRPSYPPPVGSIGRGSFPGNHGFHDQQQGFDGLRSGGLWSDWSKPSDRNRPLTPFSPSVSPQPIGNFVSFGQNVGMASQQQRSFYGLGSGSNSYNRAYLQNGYNQGSSFGSASISSLGTNNRGWLSLENNRRRGRSSVSLCGCNGSLDILSEQNRGPRALKPKAQNTGEHGPSVENNKHSKPSAKIHDESYNQPDFVIEYKDAKFFIIKSYSEDNVHKSIKYGVWASTPNGNRKLDTTYREAKEKQDPCPVFLLFSVNASAQFCGVAEMTGPVDFDKSVDYWQQDKWSGQFPVKWHVIKDVPNSQFRHIVLENNDNKPVTNSRDTQEVKLEQGIEMLNIFKNYETDMSIIDDFDFYEDRQKAMQERKARQQASLMAAGVVGESEHRNAVTLPTDIIKQMTKSFAQVVCLDESSKEGTVTDRVSSGSDGSAGARVKLEDGITTVSPS, from the exons ATGGCGGCAACCCAATCACCATCACAACCTGCTCCAGATCGTGTCCCTGCTG ACTCTACTAAGTCACTGAGCTTACTGATCATGGATGCAGAAGAGAAACCTGCCGAATCAGATAACATGAAGGAGCAG CCTCTATCAGCAAAAAATGAGACGTCAGTTTCTCCTAATTCCTCACAGGATACTGCCCCTTCAGGTCATCCTAGGGACACCACAGGTCAATTGGGAGCGTTTGGTTCTCCTGGAGATCATGCTGTCTATCCACCTAATATTTATGCTCCTCAGGCACAGGCGTTATACTACAGAG GTTATGACAATGCCACTGGTGAATGGGATGAATATCCTCCATATATAAATGCTGAAGGTTTAGAAATTGGGTCTCCT GGTGTCTACAATGACAATCCTTCTCTTGTTTTCCATGCTGGATATGGATATAGTCCACAAATGCCTTATGGGCCATATTCTCCAGTCACCACTCCTTTACCTTCTGTTGGCGGAGATGCACAATTATACTCCCCTCAGCAATTTCCATTTTCTGGGCCACCTTATTACCAGCATCTAGGTCCTAACATGTCATATATCACTTCACCAACACCAGTTTCACAACCGGAGTTCAACGCACTGGCAAACATCGACCAACAAGGAGATAACATGCTTTTTGGACCAAGGCCTAGTTATCCTCCTCCAGTAGGATCGATTGGTAGGGGCAGCTTTCCAGGAAACCATGGTTTTCATGATCAGCAGCAGGGGTTCGACGGATTGAGATCTGGAGGACTTTGGTCAGATTGGTCAAAGCCCTCAGATAGAAATAGGCCTTTGACTCCCTTTTCACCTTCAGTTTCCCCACAGCCTATTGGCAATTTTGTGTCATTTGGGCAGAATGTTGGAATG GCATCTCAGCAACAAAGATCATTTTATGGCCTTGGGTCTGGTTCAAACTCCTACAATAGAGCCTATCTGCAGAATGGTTACAATCAGGGATCTAGTTTTGGAAGTGCATCCATTTCTAGTTTGGGGACTAACAATCGGGGTTGGCTTTCTCTTGAAAACAACAGACGGCGAGGAAGGAGCAGTGTTTCCTTATGTGGCTGCAATGGTAGTCTTGATATCCTTAGTGAGCAAAACAGAGGACCAAGGGCCTTAAAGCCTAAGGCCCAAAATACAGGTGAACATGGTCCTTCTGTTGAGAATAATAAACATAGCAAACCATCTGCGAAGATCCATGACGAGTCATACAACCAACCAGATTTTGTAATTGAATACAAGGATGCTAAGTTCTTCATCATCAAGTCATACAGTGAAGATAACGTTCACAAGAGCATCAAATATGGTGTTTGGGCCAGCACTCCAAATGGGAATAGAAAATTGGACACTACCTATCGTGAAGCTAAGGAGAAGCAAGATCCTTGTCCTGTGTTTCTCTTATTTTCG GTGAATGCTAGTGCCCAGTTTTGTGGAGTGGCTGAAATGACTGGACCTGTTGACTTTGACAAGAGTGTGGATTACTGGCAGCAGGACAAGTGGAGCGGCCAGTTCCCTGTCAAATGGCACGTTATTAAAGATGTCCCAAACAGTCAGTTTCGTCACATTGTATTGGAAAATAATGACAACAAGCCTGTTACTAACAGTCGAGACACACAGGAG GTGAAATTGGAGCAGGGCATTGAGATGTTGAACATCTTTAAGAATTACGAAACTGATATGTCAATCATAGATGATTTTGACTTTTATGAGGACCGACAGAAAGCCATGCAAGAAAGGAAGGCTAGACAGCAAGCCAGCCTGATGGCTGCAGGTGTAGTTGGAGAAAGTGAGCACAGAAATGCAGTTACCTTACCAACTGATATTATCAAGCAGATGACGAAGAGTTTTGCTCAAGTTGTCTGCCTGGATGAGTCTAGCAAAGAAGGCACTGTTACTGATAGGGTTAGTTCTGGCTCTGATGGTTCTGCGGGTGCTAGAGTTAAATTGGAAGATGGTATCACAACCGTCTCCCCCTCGTAG
- the LOC118050531 gene encoding YTH domain-containing protein ECT4 isoform X3, with translation MAATQSPSQPAPDRVPADSTKSLSLLIMDAEEKPAESDNMKEQDTAPSGHPRDTTGQLGAFGSPGDHAVYPPNIYAPQAQALYYRGYDNATGEWDEYPPYINAEGLEIGSPGVYNDNPSLVFHAGYGYSPQMPYGPYSPVTTPLPSVGGDAQLYSPQQFPFSGPPYYQHLGPNMSYITSPTPVSQPEFNALANIDQQGDNMLFGPRPSYPPPVGSIGRGSFPGNHGFHDQQQGFDGLRSGGLWSDWSKPSDRNRPLTPFSPSVSPQPIGNFVSFGQNVGMASQQQRSFYGLGSGSNSYNRAYLQNGYNQGSSFGSASISSLGTNNRGWLSLENNRRRGRSSVSLCGCNGSLDILSEQNRGPRALKPKAQNTGEHGPSVENNKHSKPSAKIHDESYNQPDFVIEYKDAKFFIIKSYSEDNVHKSIKYGVWASTPNGNRKLDTTYREAKEKQDPCPVFLLFSVNASAQFCGVAEMTGPVDFDKSVDYWQQDKWSGQFPVKWHVIKDVPNSQFRHIVLENNDNKPVTNSRDTQEVKLEQGIEMLNIFKNYETDMSIIDDFDFYEDRQKAMQERKARQQASLMAAGVVGESEHRNAVTLPTDIIKQMTKSFAQVVCLDESSKEGTVTDRVSSGSDGSAGARVKLEDGITTVSPS, from the exons ATGGCGGCAACCCAATCACCATCACAACCTGCTCCAGATCGTGTCCCTGCTG ACTCTACTAAGTCACTGAGCTTACTGATCATGGATGCAGAAGAGAAACCTGCCGAATCAGATAACATGAAGGAGCAG GATACTGCCCCTTCAGGTCATCCTAGGGACACCACAGGTCAATTGGGAGCGTTTGGTTCTCCTGGAGATCATGCTGTCTATCCACCTAATATTTATGCTCCTCAGGCACAGGCGTTATACTACAGAG GTTATGACAATGCCACTGGTGAATGGGATGAATATCCTCCATATATAAATGCTGAAGGTTTAGAAATTGGGTCTCCT GGTGTCTACAATGACAATCCTTCTCTTGTTTTCCATGCTGGATATGGATATAGTCCACAAATGCCTTATGGGCCATATTCTCCAGTCACCACTCCTTTACCTTCTGTTGGCGGAGATGCACAATTATACTCCCCTCAGCAATTTCCATTTTCTGGGCCACCTTATTACCAGCATCTAGGTCCTAACATGTCATATATCACTTCACCAACACCAGTTTCACAACCGGAGTTCAACGCACTGGCAAACATCGACCAACAAGGAGATAACATGCTTTTTGGACCAAGGCCTAGTTATCCTCCTCCAGTAGGATCGATTGGTAGGGGCAGCTTTCCAGGAAACCATGGTTTTCATGATCAGCAGCAGGGGTTCGACGGATTGAGATCTGGAGGACTTTGGTCAGATTGGTCAAAGCCCTCAGATAGAAATAGGCCTTTGACTCCCTTTTCACCTTCAGTTTCCCCACAGCCTATTGGCAATTTTGTGTCATTTGGGCAGAATGTTGGAATG GCATCTCAGCAACAAAGATCATTTTATGGCCTTGGGTCTGGTTCAAACTCCTACAATAGAGCCTATCTGCAGAATGGTTACAATCAGGGATCTAGTTTTGGAAGTGCATCCATTTCTAGTTTGGGGACTAACAATCGGGGTTGGCTTTCTCTTGAAAACAACAGACGGCGAGGAAGGAGCAGTGTTTCCTTATGTGGCTGCAATGGTAGTCTTGATATCCTTAGTGAGCAAAACAGAGGACCAAGGGCCTTAAAGCCTAAGGCCCAAAATACAGGTGAACATGGTCCTTCTGTTGAGAATAATAAACATAGCAAACCATCTGCGAAGATCCATGACGAGTCATACAACCAACCAGATTTTGTAATTGAATACAAGGATGCTAAGTTCTTCATCATCAAGTCATACAGTGAAGATAACGTTCACAAGAGCATCAAATATGGTGTTTGGGCCAGCACTCCAAATGGGAATAGAAAATTGGACACTACCTATCGTGAAGCTAAGGAGAAGCAAGATCCTTGTCCTGTGTTTCTCTTATTTTCG GTGAATGCTAGTGCCCAGTTTTGTGGAGTGGCTGAAATGACTGGACCTGTTGACTTTGACAAGAGTGTGGATTACTGGCAGCAGGACAAGTGGAGCGGCCAGTTCCCTGTCAAATGGCACGTTATTAAAGATGTCCCAAACAGTCAGTTTCGTCACATTGTATTGGAAAATAATGACAACAAGCCTGTTACTAACAGTCGAGACACACAGGAG GTGAAATTGGAGCAGGGCATTGAGATGTTGAACATCTTTAAGAATTACGAAACTGATATGTCAATCATAGATGATTTTGACTTTTATGAGGACCGACAGAAAGCCATGCAAGAAAGGAAGGCTAGACAGCAAGCCAGCCTGATGGCTGCAGGTGTAGTTGGAGAAAGTGAGCACAGAAATGCAGTTACCTTACCAACTGATATTATCAAGCAGATGACGAAGAGTTTTGCTCAAGTTGTCTGCCTGGATGAGTCTAGCAAAGAAGGCACTGTTACTGATAGGGTTAGTTCTGGCTCTGATGGTTCTGCGGGTGCTAGAGTTAAATTGGAAGATGGTATCACAACCGTCTCCCCCTCGTAG
- the LOC118050531 gene encoding YTH domain-containing protein ECT4 isoform X2 has product MAATQSPSQPAPDRVPAEEKPAESDNMKEQPLSAKNETSVSPNSSQDTAPSGHPRDTTGQLGAFGSPGDHAVYPPNIYAPQAQALYYRGYDNATGEWDEYPPYINAEGLEIGSPGVYNDNPSLVFHAGYGYSPQMPYGPYSPVTTPLPSVGGDAQLYSPQQFPFSGPPYYQHLGPNMSYITSPTPVSQPEFNALANIDQQGDNMLFGPRPSYPPPVGSIGRGSFPGNHGFHDQQQGFDGLRSGGLWSDWSKPSDRNRPLTPFSPSVSPQPIGNFVSFGQNVGMASQQQRSFYGLGSGSNSYNRAYLQNGYNQGSSFGSASISSLGTNNRGWLSLENNRRRGRSSVSLCGCNGSLDILSEQNRGPRALKPKAQNTGEHGPSVENNKHSKPSAKIHDESYNQPDFVIEYKDAKFFIIKSYSEDNVHKSIKYGVWASTPNGNRKLDTTYREAKEKQDPCPVFLLFSVNASAQFCGVAEMTGPVDFDKSVDYWQQDKWSGQFPVKWHVIKDVPNSQFRHIVLENNDNKPVTNSRDTQEVKLEQGIEMLNIFKNYETDMSIIDDFDFYEDRQKAMQERKARQQASLMAAGVVGESEHRNAVTLPTDIIKQMTKSFAQVVCLDESSKEGTVTDRVSSGSDGSAGARVKLEDGITTVSPS; this is encoded by the exons ATGGCGGCAACCCAATCACCATCACAACCTGCTCCAGATCGTGTCCCTGCTG AAGAGAAACCTGCCGAATCAGATAACATGAAGGAGCAG CCTCTATCAGCAAAAAATGAGACGTCAGTTTCTCCTAATTCCTCACAGGATACTGCCCCTTCAGGTCATCCTAGGGACACCACAGGTCAATTGGGAGCGTTTGGTTCTCCTGGAGATCATGCTGTCTATCCACCTAATATTTATGCTCCTCAGGCACAGGCGTTATACTACAGAG GTTATGACAATGCCACTGGTGAATGGGATGAATATCCTCCATATATAAATGCTGAAGGTTTAGAAATTGGGTCTCCT GGTGTCTACAATGACAATCCTTCTCTTGTTTTCCATGCTGGATATGGATATAGTCCACAAATGCCTTATGGGCCATATTCTCCAGTCACCACTCCTTTACCTTCTGTTGGCGGAGATGCACAATTATACTCCCCTCAGCAATTTCCATTTTCTGGGCCACCTTATTACCAGCATCTAGGTCCTAACATGTCATATATCACTTCACCAACACCAGTTTCACAACCGGAGTTCAACGCACTGGCAAACATCGACCAACAAGGAGATAACATGCTTTTTGGACCAAGGCCTAGTTATCCTCCTCCAGTAGGATCGATTGGTAGGGGCAGCTTTCCAGGAAACCATGGTTTTCATGATCAGCAGCAGGGGTTCGACGGATTGAGATCTGGAGGACTTTGGTCAGATTGGTCAAAGCCCTCAGATAGAAATAGGCCTTTGACTCCCTTTTCACCTTCAGTTTCCCCACAGCCTATTGGCAATTTTGTGTCATTTGGGCAGAATGTTGGAATG GCATCTCAGCAACAAAGATCATTTTATGGCCTTGGGTCTGGTTCAAACTCCTACAATAGAGCCTATCTGCAGAATGGTTACAATCAGGGATCTAGTTTTGGAAGTGCATCCATTTCTAGTTTGGGGACTAACAATCGGGGTTGGCTTTCTCTTGAAAACAACAGACGGCGAGGAAGGAGCAGTGTTTCCTTATGTGGCTGCAATGGTAGTCTTGATATCCTTAGTGAGCAAAACAGAGGACCAAGGGCCTTAAAGCCTAAGGCCCAAAATACAGGTGAACATGGTCCTTCTGTTGAGAATAATAAACATAGCAAACCATCTGCGAAGATCCATGACGAGTCATACAACCAACCAGATTTTGTAATTGAATACAAGGATGCTAAGTTCTTCATCATCAAGTCATACAGTGAAGATAACGTTCACAAGAGCATCAAATATGGTGTTTGGGCCAGCACTCCAAATGGGAATAGAAAATTGGACACTACCTATCGTGAAGCTAAGGAGAAGCAAGATCCTTGTCCTGTGTTTCTCTTATTTTCG GTGAATGCTAGTGCCCAGTTTTGTGGAGTGGCTGAAATGACTGGACCTGTTGACTTTGACAAGAGTGTGGATTACTGGCAGCAGGACAAGTGGAGCGGCCAGTTCCCTGTCAAATGGCACGTTATTAAAGATGTCCCAAACAGTCAGTTTCGTCACATTGTATTGGAAAATAATGACAACAAGCCTGTTACTAACAGTCGAGACACACAGGAG GTGAAATTGGAGCAGGGCATTGAGATGTTGAACATCTTTAAGAATTACGAAACTGATATGTCAATCATAGATGATTTTGACTTTTATGAGGACCGACAGAAAGCCATGCAAGAAAGGAAGGCTAGACAGCAAGCCAGCCTGATGGCTGCAGGTGTAGTTGGAGAAAGTGAGCACAGAAATGCAGTTACCTTACCAACTGATATTATCAAGCAGATGACGAAGAGTTTTGCTCAAGTTGTCTGCCTGGATGAGTCTAGCAAAGAAGGCACTGTTACTGATAGGGTTAGTTCTGGCTCTGATGGTTCTGCGGGTGCTAGAGTTAAATTGGAAGATGGTATCACAACCGTCTCCCCCTCGTAG